Below is a genomic region from Candidatus Thermodiscus eudorianus.
CATGGCGAAGCTTAGAGAACGCCTTCAAGACGTGGTGGGAAGCATAACTGCGGTCCCGGGAGAAGCTAGAATTTATGTGGAAGAGATAGGCCCCGACGCCTTCACGGCGTCACTTCTAGTGCCGCACCCAGGCTACCGTGTACAGTCTGAGAAGATAGACCTTGTAGTGAGAGAGCTGGCATCAATCCTTAAAGAATACGGGTATCCCTTTAATATAAGTCTAGACCGAAGCAACGGCGGGAGGTGGAGAGAGATTGCCTAGAAAAAAGAAGAAGGACCCCTTCGTCTGCCCCAAGTGTGGAACTAGGGTCAACGAGCCCGTGAAGACGTGGACAATAGTATCTCCCATACCGGACAAGTACGGTAGAATAACGGTGACTATCATGGCAAGCTTCGTCTGTCCCAACTGCGGTTACAAGTGGAGGGACGCTATCAAGAAGATAAAAACTGGAGGTGATGAAGCTCCGGGGAGAGAGGATGAGAAGCGAGAGGAAGGTACTATTATTGAGATCGACCTATCCGATCTAGACGAAATAGAGTAGAATGCAATACTACACTCTATTCCCATTCTATAGTGGCCGGAGGCTTACTAGTGACATCGTAAACAACACGTACAACCTCTGGTATCTCAGAGGTTATCCTATTCACGATCCTCTCAAGCACATTCCAATCGACCCGGTAGGCCTCGGCGGTCATTGCATCATCGCTAGTAACCATGCGTATAGCCACGACGAGACCGTATGCTCTGCGATCCCCCTTAACCCCGGTCGCCCTGGATCTAGTTACTATAGCGAAGTATTGCCAGAGTCTAGACGCGATTCCTGCTTTCTCGACTTCATCGACTACAATAGAGTTAGCCCTCCTCGCGATCTCTACCAGCTTCCTGTTTATGGCGCCCTCCACGCGGACCGCCAAGCCGGGACCCGGTATAGGCTGCTTATAGACCAACTCGTCCGGTAGTCCGAGCCTCTTGGCAATAACCCGGACCTCGTCCTTGTAAAAGAATCTAAGGGGCTCGACCAGCTTCAAGCCAAACTTCTCGGGCAAACCAGCCACGTTGTGATGGCTCTTTATGACGTCCGCCCCCTTCCGAGCTCCCGACTCTATTATATCAGGGTAGATGGTGCCTTGAACCAGGTATTTAGCCCCCGATTCCCTTGCCAAGTCTTCAAACACCCTAGCATATATGCTGCCAAAGATCTTTCGCTTCTCCTCGGGGTCCCCGATCCCCTCTAGATTGTTAAGGAAGTCCTCCGAGGCGTCTACCACCTGGACGTTAACCCCGATACTCCTTAGGAAACGCGTAACCCTTTGGACCTCTCCTTCAGGGTGAAACCCGTGGTCAATGAGTACTGGGATCAAGTTCTCGCCTATAGCTCTATGCGCTATAACCGTTGCTACCGTAGAATCTACTCCGCCGCTCACAGCGGCTATAGCCCTCTCCTCGCCGATGATCCCTTTAACCTCTCTAACTAACGCGTCTATCATATTGCCTGGATGCCACTCTCGCTTGATCCCGGCTATCCTAACCCAGTTAGATAGCAATTCTCTGCCTAGCTCGCTATGCTTGACTTCGGGATGCCACTGAACGCTATAAACGTGGTCAACCCACATGGCCGCGACGGGACTCCCCTCACTTGTAGCAGCCACTCTCACCCCGGGAGGTGCGTCTAAGACGGCATCATTATGGCTCATCCAAACCCTAACCCTAGGCGGGAACCCGTCCAGTATCTCTCTACTGTCGAGTATCCTGACTAGTGTAGGGCCGAACTCCGGCTTAGGAGAGGGACCCACAGTCCCACCAAGTACTTTGGCGAGCAACTGGTGTCCATAACAGATCCCTAAGACGTGTTTACCCGAGTCCACTACGGCCCTGGCTATCCTGTCGTGCCTCGCTTGCCATACACTTGAAGGGCCGCCGCTGAGGATGAAGCCCGCATAGTCGTCGAGCGCCCTAGTTACGTCCTCGGGATATACCAACTCAGTATAGACGTTAAGTTCTCGTAGCCTTCTAGATATTAGGTGAGCGTATTGGCCGCCGAAGTCTACGACTGCGACGCGATCCATACCAGCTAGTGCACCGGTTAGACCCGGGGTACTAGTCTGGGGGTTATTTTTAACCATTATTCGTAGGAGGTGGCGACGCGCAAACCCGCCTTCACCGACACGATATCCCCCGCGGGTTGCCGCGGCCTCGGGCGGGCACGGGTCTATCATCTTGATACGGATATCGTGTGCCTATTTATGTAATTACATACCTCTTTAACCAGGCGCACATACCTTTTCCAGTGGCGACCGGCTATGATATACACGTCTCCGCCTGATATAAAGAAGCTTGTAGACGACCCGTTCAAGACCGGTGATACGAAACCAATTATAGTACCGGTACTTCAGGAGGACAAGAAACCCGTTATCAAGGGGTACGTGGAGAAGCTCGATGAAATGTCAGGTGGCCTCGTCTCTAAAGCGAGTGAATCGCTCTTCAAAGCTGGTAGGGGCGAAATACACACTCTGCTCGTCGATGGCAGGGTAGTGTATCTAGTTGGTGTTGGAGACAAGGCTGACCACGAGTCGTATCGACGTGCCCTGGCAAAATCCGCCAAGCAGGTCCTGGATAAGTACGAGGAGGTTGTCCTCGTTCTGGAGGATATAGCCGATAGCGACGTGGCAAGCGAGGCCTTGCTCGGCTTCCTCCTAGGCTCATATACCCTGGAATACTTCAAGAGTGAGAAGAAGAATAAGCTGAAAGTAGTCCACTATGCTGGAGACGTGGATGAGACTTACGTAAGGGCGCTGGCCGAAGCCGTTTTCCTAGCTAGGGACGTTGCAAACGCTCCCCCAAACGATCTATACCCCGAGAGATTAGCTGAGAAGGTAAAGGAGCTCTTCTCGAAAACTCCTAACGTCGAGGTAGAAGTATTTGATTACGAGAAATTAGTCAAGGAGGGTTTCGGAGGCATAGTAAACGTAGGGAGCGGAAGCAGCTTCAAGCCCAGGTTAATAATACTACACTACAAGGGGAGCGGGGGAGAGGACAGCTCCGGCAAGATAGCGCTCGTAGGGAAAACCCTAGTCTTCGACGCAGGCGGAATTCAAGTCAAACCAGGGCACACGATGACTGACATGTACGCCGACAAAGCTGGTGGCGCAGCAGTCCTCGGAATCATATGGGCGGCCTCGAAGCTCGGGCTTAACATAGACCTCTATGGCCTCTTGAGTGCCGCCATCAATACCCTGGACGGAGAGGCGTACCTGCCGAGCTACGTAATCAAGATGTGGGATGGTACCCGGGTGGACGTAGGGCATACCGACGCCGAGGGCAGGCTTGTGATAGCCGACGCCATCTCCTACGCGGCGAAGGAATTGAACGCAGATATAATCATCGATCTAGCTACGCTCACCGGGGCCGCCGTAGTAGCGCTAGGACCATTAATGGCGGCTCTATTCACCAAGGACAAGGAACTCGAAGAAGCATTTAAAGAAGCCTCGGAGAAGACCGGAGAACTACTATGGCCGCTGCCGATGGCTGACGTCTACAAGCCGCTACTAACCAAGAACGCTAGGCTAGGCGATATAAGCAACGTCGGCGGTAGATGGGGCGGCGCTATATACGGAGCCCTGTTCCTGGAAAGATTCAGTCACGGGAAGAGATTCGTGCACCTAGACATAGCTGGCCCCGGAATAGGCGGTGGTGAGGCGGCGTCCATAGCACCAGATTACTGGCCCGGGCGGCACGCTCCCGGCTATGGAGTCCGCCTGGTCCTTGAGGTGTTAAGGAGGCTGAAGAGGGCGGAAGAGTAGTAATCGGGTCTTCAACATATCTTTTTGACTTGTAGAGATTACTGGGAAATATGGTTGGAAGAGTCTGTGGGGTGTGAGACCGTCTTGATCTTCGACACTTGCAAGCCCATCATAGGAGTCGTCCACCTACCCCCGCTACCGGGATCGCCAGCCTATAAGAGGAGGCTTTACCCTGGGCGTATTGGCCGCAAATGGAGTATCGACGAGATCTATGAATACGCCGTGGAGGAGGCAAGGAAGTACCAAGAGGCCGGATTCGACGCCGTTATAATAGAGAATTACGGCGACATGCCATACTCAATGCAGGCAAATATAGGCGAGGCCGCCTCCATGGCGTCCATTGCACGGGAGGTAGCTAGGAAAGTCGACATACCGGTGGGTATAAACATACTCCGTAACAGCGGGTACGAGGCCCTCTATGCCGCGTACATCGCCAGGGCAGGGTTCGTCCGAGTGAACAGCCTGTGCGAGTATAGGATCGCGGTTGAAGGCATGCTATCGCCAAACCTTCCTGCCCTCGCCAAGGCTCTTTCGGAGCTGAACGCCTACGACGCCTTAGAGTCGGGAGCGCTGAGTATACTGGCCGACGTAAACGTTAAGCACAGCTGGCCCCTTTTGGAGAAAGCGAGCTTGGAAGATCTAGTCCTGGAGTGCTTGTCGAGAGCTGGATTCCCGATAAAGGGTGTCATTGTAACTGGCGCACGGACAGGCAGTGTACCCTCCAAGGACCATGTGTCTCGGCTCAAAAAGGCGCTCAAGGGTAGGGACGCCTTGCTCCTCGTTGGGAGCGGGATTACCACGGAAAACCTCGGGGAGTATTGGAGGCTGGCGGACGGCTTCATCGTGGGGACCTCGGTTAAGCTAGGAGGCAGGACCGAGAACGTGGTGAGCGTGGATAGGGCCAAGAAGTTTATCGACGTCGTAAAGCGGTACCGGGAAGTGTGGCCCTGCACGAAATCGCGGTAGCCAGTATAATCCACTGGGATGAAGATAAGAACCCGGACTTCACAGAGGGTGTCCGATGAAGACTCCTAGTCCAGC
It encodes:
- a CDS encoding ZPR1-type zinc finger protein yields the protein MPRKKKKDPFVCPKCGTRVNEPVKTWTIVSPIPDKYGRITVTIMASFVCPNCGYKWRDAIKKIKTGGDEAPGREDEKREEGTIIEIDLSDLDEIE
- the guaA gene encoding glutamine-hydrolyzing GMP synthase — protein: MIDPCPPEAAATRGGYRVGEGGFARRHLLRIMVKNNPQTSTPGLTGALAGMDRVAVVDFGGQYAHLISRRLRELNVYTELVYPEDVTRALDDYAGFILSGGPSSVWQARHDRIARAVVDSGKHVLGICYGHQLLAKVLGGTVGPSPKPEFGPTLVRILDSREILDGFPPRVRVWMSHNDAVLDAPPGVRVAATSEGSPVAAMWVDHVYSVQWHPEVKHSELGRELLSNWVRIAGIKREWHPGNMIDALVREVKGIIGEERAIAAVSGGVDSTVATVIAHRAIGENLIPVLIDHGFHPEGEVQRVTRFLRSIGVNVQVVDASEDFLNNLEGIGDPEEKRKIFGSIYARVFEDLARESGAKYLVQGTIYPDIIESGARKGADVIKSHHNVAGLPEKFGLKLVEPLRFFYKDEVRVIAKRLGLPDELVYKQPIPGPGLAVRVEGAINRKLVEIARRANSIVVDEVEKAGIASRLWQYFAIVTRSRATGVKGDRRAYGLVVAIRMVTSDDAMTAEAYRVDWNVLERIVNRITSEIPEVVRVVYDVTSKPPATIEWE
- a CDS encoding leucyl aminopeptidase family protein, whose protein sequence is MIYTSPPDIKKLVDDPFKTGDTKPIIVPVLQEDKKPVIKGYVEKLDEMSGGLVSKASESLFKAGRGEIHTLLVDGRVVYLVGVGDKADHESYRRALAKSAKQVLDKYEEVVLVLEDIADSDVASEALLGFLLGSYTLEYFKSEKKNKLKVVHYAGDVDETYVRALAEAVFLARDVANAPPNDLYPERLAEKVKELFSKTPNVEVEVFDYEKLVKEGFGGIVNVGSGSSFKPRLIILHYKGSGGEDSSGKIALVGKTLVFDAGGIQVKPGHTMTDMYADKAGGAAVLGIIWAASKLGLNIDLYGLLSAAINTLDGEAYLPSYVIKMWDGTRVDVGHTDAEGRLVIADAISYAAKELNADIIIDLATLTGAAVVALGPLMAALFTKDKELEEAFKEASEKTGELLWPLPMADVYKPLLTKNARLGDISNVGGRWGGAIYGALFLERFSHGKRFVHLDIAGPGIGGGEAASIAPDYWPGRHAPGYGVRLVLEVLRRLKRAEE
- a CDS encoding BtpA/SgcQ family protein, producing the protein MEESVGCETVLIFDTCKPIIGVVHLPPLPGSPAYKRRLYPGRIGRKWSIDEIYEYAVEEARKYQEAGFDAVIIENYGDMPYSMQANIGEAASMASIAREVARKVDIPVGINILRNSGYEALYAAYIARAGFVRVNSLCEYRIAVEGMLSPNLPALAKALSELNAYDALESGALSILADVNVKHSWPLLEKASLEDLVLECLSRAGFPIKGVIVTGARTGSVPSKDHVSRLKKALKGRDALLLVGSGITTENLGEYWRLADGFIVGTSVKLGGRTENVVSVDRAKKFIDVVKRYREVWPCTKSR